The genomic stretch gactcgaaaacccgagacaaggtaGAAGACGATGACagacacaacaacaaacaacacaaTTTTTGTAGTATGTACATAGTACAGAAAGCGCAAATGCAAGCAAAATAACCAGAGGCTGCTCACCCAGCAATGTAACATGTGCTAGAATATGTCAAGTATGGGCTTCTTCTTCTTGCGATATTTTAATCTCGCTGATGATTTTCCCCCACTTGGAGCAGCAGTTTCCCAATGCACAAGTTAGAAAATTTCCCAAAGTGTGTTCAAATTGCCCAAATGTTCGGAATATATTCGAAATGTTCCTTCCGGGAATTATTTGTATTTGACTCGAAATTGAAGGAAACAGTCCGAACACAATTCTCGGTATCTGTAAGACATTCGTATTTGACTTGATTTCAAAATTTGCAATTTGCACCACTTCAATAGTGCTCATTGAAATGGACTTCCCCACCAGGGCTCGCTTGCACGAAACGAACCTAGCGTAAAATGTAACGAGTTTCCCACTTAGggtcagttctcacttggcgacgcccgacgcggcgtcatgcgcgggcggcggaagtagaagCGCATTTCCGCTGCCCCATCAGCgtgcacgattttcatgttcccaccacagtggccttgcgtcgtccaaagcagatgaaaaatcagggggcgtggcctttctgtgtcacctaattggttgccagctgtcgttctcggcagctctcaccgacgtcgtgaaagaagttcggcaaggcagtttttttggctcgacgtctctcctcgaccgactccggaaatgcgcgtctatttctgccgcccgctcacgacgctgTGTCGGACATCGCCAAGTGAGAAATGGCCCTTAGTGTAGTGCCGGAGctgtaagtggcttgcacgaaacttttaGAACACTAAAGTGGTGGTGCTAGCTCCGCGCAAATTAGGACGCTGGCCAAGGGTCCTAGGAGTACCCTAAAGGCTGAGACACATGCACGACGAAATTTGCAACCCGTCGTGCGACGCAGCGCAAAGCATCCTGGGACTGATTCTGGGGAAATAGGTCATCGCAGCAGCGCTCTGCGACAAGTCGCAGCGCGACAAAACTGCTCAGATATCTCCGCGCCCGTCGGTGGGTTGTCGTGCGGATGTAGTGACGTCATGAACCAAGCAGCCAATGATGCTGCCTCTCTGGTAGATGCGATGGAtccgagaaaaaatggcggacagTGTGTGTTCTGAATGCGAACAGTGGCTGATTTAGTCGTGTTGCGCCTTGAAAGACACGTGAAATAAGGAATGAATTGTTCTCTTTTACTGTGAGCACATTTGGTTATGTTAAATAAAGTGTAAGCGAGTGTATCTCTGGCCGCGCTGTTCTAGCAACACGGCGGCTCAGAGCGACATGTCGTAAGGATGTCGCCACCCATGTGTCTGCTGATGCAGCACGCGACAACTCGTGACACGAAACTGGTCGTGCATTTTGTCGTACTTGTGTTTCGCCCTTAAACTACCGCACTAAAGCTTAGGACTAACATGTCAATCGCTATGAACCGTGTAGCGAGGATTCGTCGTCGGCACCAACTGTATCTCATAATACAGTACGCATTTTCCTCGCAATACTAACAACGTCTCATTTTTTAATGCTGTGGGTGCTGTACGTTTTGTGAGTTTCGTTAgcaacatctctcaaaatgGTCGCCGCGCGAGGTGCCTCTCACCGGCACTGCTGGTGGAGATAATCTCTCCATCATCAAGAAATTTGAGACATACTTTGGGCCAgaggctttattttatttaacgaAAGTGTGCTACAAGTGACCTAATGTGACCTAACTGTTTACGTGCAACGtcagaagcagacgacttcccacAATCCAAACGTGCAGTGACGCATGACTTCCTGGGATGAACtccggaagttctctttctaccaatgagtgCCCTCGgaaaactgctactgctcgtagccacgatCCACTTTAGAACACTTGACTTAAGGCGTTTgtcgaagtgttcgtgcaagccacttaactgcaaccctaaacctagtgcactaatgcattagcgCAACACTTGGtaagtgttacacttaggaaggtttcgtgcaagTGGGCCCAGATAGGCAGATGAAATCCTTCCTAGCTATCCACAAAGCTATCCATCACAGAAATTGCTCCCTTTCCTCTTGGCGAGGAAGAGCTTGAAGGGGAGTACCATCCTTTATCATAGATGGGGAAGTTACCCGTGAAAAAGAACTCATTACgagttaaaggggttgggacacctTCATAGATGTTGTtaattacatcatggacgcattgtactgcacgccagaatactgaggaaaaaagaattattgtTCTACGTGtcatacttagcgagatacaagcacTCGACCACACTCCTGAgcgaagcgcagacgtcacagaggtCAGGGCTgagtccattcccattggcagccttAAGCAAGTGACTTCTCGTGTGCTGCCTCATTGGTAGCAGCGCGCGCTGTGATATCAGAGCcccatgagtttcggtattcacggtgcccattttctccgcttctattaccccCTTCGCTGTGAAATTTCCAATACAGGTTCACATCCGTGCAAAGAACCgttttttacgtttatctggcaTAACCTGAGATGAcctgtctcaacccctttaagtaccgtgtgaaaaatgtaactaagttaataacgaactTCTTCttcctgaaatgtaactcgtagttacggagttacttaaaaaaaacaagttacttccaaatTACTCCGGACagaaaatagcactacacaggtgcagcgcatgcgagcagttgagttcgaccttgaattgcctgtggaggagtgcaacacgcaggtcgtttatgtccaacaattccaacgctttgcatcttactccccgtgggtacacaatggttcagcttcatttcaatggcagccgttcttacttcctgaatagaatactgtcactgattgaatatcacattttatggcataaaatgccatgaaagaaccggatggaaaacaagaaaatatgtggacacGAGTAAAAAGTGAATTAatagtaacttggaacttaactgaagttactttggcaaagttacctgaaaaagaaacgagttcctctgaaagttaccacgacgCAAAAATACTGAGTTAAGTTACGAGTTGCCAAAAAATTTGAACTTAAGGGTGAACTGCATGGCACAACAAACTGTCCGAAAACTGTCCGAACTGAAATCGGGACTGAACTTTTTTCTCTGCATCACTTTTCTCTGCATCAcccgaatttcggccgaagacttctggccttggggGAACATtgcctttcaaccatccaggtcaatgagataatccctgtattcataggcgtagaagtcgcacacacggcaacagtcaaccccattgctacgtcatcgtCGCTATGGTCCTCCTTCCGGCTggatagccattggatgcttctacgttttcggttggcgtcatttcccatttcggaggagaaacctgccgaattcggcacggaattctgttctccgaaaaaagttcTGTCCCGAATTCGGTTTGGAAAGAAATGAGACGCTTTTCGGGCCCCTATGCGGTTCACGCtttagtaacgagttaccttgaACTCCGTTCTTTAGGTCTTCCAAAGTGTCAATCATTTGAACTATAGGAAGTATTCTAACACAAAATTTCTTTCTTCAGGGGACACAACAGATACAAGTGATTCAAAGAAGAACCCTTTTCTGCCGTAACTGGAACGAATGCGCACACACACGGAGGCGTAGTGAGTGTCTGACTTGGTCGATACGCCGTTCAGCAACATTCAGCTCACATTCTGTGAGCATCCGCGTTGGCATACAgtattttctcgaatctaagaCGACCTTGAATATAAGACAACCCCCCAAGTTTAGGGTAcacgaatttggaaaaaaaagtaaacatgGATTGGGAGACAGTATAGCAGTTGGAATCGATGCACAATGCCGTTTATTTATCATCACTTTCTACGTTACTGTGTTCTTTGTTGCCTACTGCCCACAGCTCATTGTCCTCCGTTCTGTCCAAAAAGTTAGAAAGACCATATTCCTTCATAGAGTGCACGACAACATCGTCAGGCACAATTGCGTGCAGTGTCCAAAATTCACTGCGCTGGCACAATTCTTGATCTCTCCGTGTTGTTTTAGCCACCTTGTAACACTTATTTCCGATACTTGAAACTGCCTTGCCTAAATTGTTTCTGTACTTACGAAAGTGTTAACTTTTCGTCCATATGCCGGAGACCAATGTTATGACAGTGAATGAATGCCGCTCCCATTTTTGCCCGTATTGCCGTATTTGCATCGCGCTGACACTACAACACGCGATATTGGTCGCGCCGTGCAATTGGCTGATCCCGTCGCCCGCTCCCGCCTCTCTCCTGTTGACCTCGTTGTGGCGcgcatactgtaaacgtatttttattcacgatgtattaattttcgcggtGTATTAATCATGCAGTCTCTCATTTGCGAAGCTCTTCGCGGGGCTCTTACCTTCCGCGGGATAAACGTGAAGCTTTGTTCGTGAGTACAATTTTTCGTGATTTTTTAGCGGTCGTgaaattcgcaaaaattaatacgtcgcgaataaaaatatatttACAGTATTCGAATCTTAGACGACCCCCTGATTTGGAACACTcgatttggaaaaaaaaaaaaaaggaggtcgCCTTATAATTAGGGAGGACTATAATACTTTTTCGGGTCAAACCCGATTCCACCCGGTTATtgccccccccgaactgacctccgacgaATTCAGGTTAAACACGATTTCTCCcagaattccagtcactatgaaatcctcaagtgacgtttccactgaagacaaacaaaggttgccacgtgtaacacatgtaagaatgggtcacttacgttcccagcgaTACACCCAtatgtgtcaacactgtctatgcctacggggattaccgctggaaggccaCGATCCcgcgaaaaaacaacaacaaaaagcaaaacaaaaaagagagattaggaaaggacttaatagacaagaggaggaacaaaaacacccgataacacccgaagtcacagttatcgcccgatttctccccgaattacagatcgaaaaatagcgcccgatccccccgaatctgagaaaggcatttaacccgaaaaagtcactccctacttataATCGAGAAAATACGTTATCTTTATTTACGGTAtctttatttttatattttagTTCTGTATCATTTCAGGGACAAGAGGTGCTGGCTTCACACTAAAGAAGAGTCTTGAGATATCCGTTCATTCCAGTCGTCGTGTTGTCCAGCCCCTCGGATTCGCGACTGTCACAAATGGAGCTGACCCCAAAGTTCAGTAATGGTGTCTCGAATGTGAAATTGGCAGCCCCAGATGCCGCGTGCCTGCCAGAGCGGGGTCAGTTTCCGCTCCAGCAGCACTGCAGCGAGTCTGCATTAGGAGGTGAGCGACTTGGGGTAAATTTTCATGCTCGTGTGGAGAATACTTTACTggaatatttattttattcatttattgtGGTGCTCCTAAGGCCTTGTGGCATTACATGAAGAAAGCATCACTGCGATGAAAATTATAaaatagtaataaaaaaaagtaacaggAAATGAATTAACACAGGAGAAAGTAATACAGTGTCACAAACAACTAGTTGCATAACAagaagttgaactggttgaacataTTCTTGAAGAACTCGTCCTAATAATATGAAGGCAATTGCCTCAGGACAacagccaccgatatttcgaacagagaattgttcttcttctgggcaccgtccacATCATTGACATGGTATTTAAATTGTTAGATACGACGCATTAAAGGAGCACTATGGTCACCCCAccactttttttctctcacacctttgaaaaatcgtTCTTCTCataaaagagcgcatcgcagaatgagaggacgtcgtgacgtacgCTACTACCCTCATGTGACCAGTGACGCACAGCTCAGACGTGTATAAGCAGCGTGAGGGCTGCAGAGAAAGAAACGGGGCACGGAGCCTCCAATACGTCACGAGAGCAAAGTgtcgtcactttttttttttttttttgtattaatCGGACTGCACAGCTATATCGCACCTGTCAGCGTCATTGTCATTGTCAGCTGACATGCCCATCATCAATGTATGTAAGTGATGCCACCGTAGTATTTTACGGTGGTGCGCCACATGGTAATTGTCTGTCGTCATTCATAGAACGTCCTACGACGACCTATTCGGCACTTTACCATCCTAAATTATTATACATGCCTGTAAATAcatctcatcatcattaaaTGTTTGTATTTGTTGCTACTCCGACTGCGGCATCCTTATTTCAAGAGTTTGGCGCATGAAGATGTCTTGGAGTGAGCTGCGGCCAGCTTCCACTTTCCTTCCACACTTGGCAACCCAgacgttccttttcttcagtcCCGCCTCgcacaccgcagagcgaaaatattttgcatggtgactcctggtggacaaccagacagatgaggcaggatttTGAGCAACGTGAagtgtcacctcattgctcctttaaagcagcacagaagtcatttttaacatcccgttttcttcctataaaactgttaagtaggccagtaagatgcacaatgagaagtaccgtattttcacgcgtattagccgcaccgcagataagccgcaggactcgttttcagatacattttgaaaatgtttttgcagataagccgcctcacagataagccgcgggtaatacgacgcgactgctttgtgcgctaaaccagtgatgcacaaacaaaattaatagagacgctcaacgctcgtcgacgccgtactccctgccagctgccctatTCTCGTACTATGAGGTCCACTCACTCCCACTGAAGGCCACAGTGACTGCTTCTGTCGTGGCATgcatgcagtgatggccagtagttaactacatgtagttaaactaccagattatagttaaaaagtagctatcaactacttgcagaaatgtagtgtgcaactactattTTGAGCAATTAACTACAATAGTTATGTTCACTGCAGGCActaactacttccgattttgccgcaagctttacaaCACAGTtgcgcttccgacttttaccttgagcgaCTTGTTTGCagacctcggcaaaactcactcatgagcacgctcactcatgctcactcacgctcaattGCGTGCTCACGTGACCCTGGGGGTGAGGGAAGATAAGGGGCAGGCATAAGACCGCAAGATGCTTTTGCGAACCAAGAGCTGAGCGgacggtgagtgagcgtgaaCGAGCTAGTCGAGAGTTGAGCGGACGGTGAGTGAGCGAGCTGAGAACTGGGTGGGTGGTGAGTGAACTTGACTGAGCTAGCTGAGAGCTGAGCGGacagtgagtgagcatgaatgagTGAACCGAGAGCTGAGCAgacggtgagtgagcgtgagtgaaCAAGCAGAGAACTGTGTGGGTGGTGAGCGAACTTGAGTGAGCAAAAGTCAAAACTGCCGAGATctgcttgtttgatgagaacagaGGTGCAgtgcaattgtgccgtgcatgtgtacgaaatcttcacttttatcgctgcttgtgattcatatttggGCGTCCAAAAACACtacagaatgggattggtgttaaTGGACAACGTTAAATAGTTAGAGacgtagttaaaatacattgcagtagtagTTTTAtatacctcccctgaaaagtagttgaactactagttagacTAGTCCATTGCAAAgcagttagtagttatagttaaattactgtagaagtagttagtggccatcactgcatgcCTGTACAGCCCCACGTTCACAGTGAACCGCGCGGTGATGTCTGCACGCCAGAAACGTAACAAAAACCGTTTAGCATGTGTTGTTGGTGAGCGAAACATGCCATTGAGCAAGCTTGGCCCCGGGGAACTCGCTGTGAATGTAGCCCCAATAAAACATCGCCGTATCATTTTGGGTTCATGTGCTTAGATTGGGAGACCTCCACAACGGTATCGCCAATATACTTTTAATGGGCCGCGAGGGGcaaagtttgggaaccactgcacTAAGCAAACGTATTCATcagacattaaaaaaaaagcatgcacATTACTTTAAAATGCCTCATTACGCCAGTTTGCATAATATTCTACTTTTCGAGGCTTATGTAAGGGGCATGATATGACTGGTAACACGTGGTGGTTACTAATGGAACATATTGATGTTTTCACCGAAATCTGCGGGATCGGCTGTGGTCATAGTAGCGAGTCTTCACTGTACAGATAAGTTGCAGTAGATCCCGACTAGTTCACTGAAAGGCGATCACGACTGCCACACGACGCTCTGCAGTGCGACTTTTCTTTGCCCTTTTTGTTTTCAATTCACCCTTTTTTACTTCACCCTTTAGGGGCAGCAGTTGGACTGTGCCACATTAAAGAAGAACCTCGGGACGACTCTTGGAATGAACATCCGACGGTAGAAGTGAAAACGGAGCCTTATGACACCGCAATTTTTGCGGAATGGGACCATACAGAACACAGCCACGGCTCCACATCAGAAGGTGATAGAAAAATGGTCATTTGACATATAGTCATAAAAATTGGAGCGGCAAGTTGTGCGAAATAAGAGTGGGATGGAACAGAAATGCTTCTTCATTCATTTTATCATTCTCTGACTTAGGCTTTTGCATTGTGGAGAAAATGTGCATCTTCTCTTTAACTAACAAACTAACAAAAGTATGTCTGCTGCGTGGCAGTTCAGAAGGTACCGATAAAATGTCCAAGAATTGTGGGTTGAATGTATTAATACGTGAACTTCTATCTCATCGCGTTCTTCGCAGTGCATGAGCACCACAGCGCTGCTCGTGCTTGTGCAATAAGCAGTTCTTTAGTGCTCACGCGCTGCTAGTAATGCGATGACGTAGAAGCTCATGTATTAATACTTTAAATTCACAATTCTTGTACATTTTATCGGTACCTTCTTATAATTacgaattcagctggtcgttcTGGTGCAAGAAAAGCGCCCATGTCCTACTGGTTCTGAATGCTACACGCATCCTGTTTTCCGCGGTTGTTCGCGTGCAACATGCGTTTGCGAGCGCTGCATCAGTGCAGGTCAGGCAACACCGAGGATGTCGGTGGCGTGGAACGGTACACCCACTCTCCAGTTCCGATTCTGCTCCTTCTCACCCTCCTTTCCACTCGCTCAACGTGGCTGCCATGGCATCTGCAGTAGATCCACCTGTTGGCGGATCTAGTGCTGAAGTACTACTACTTCGTACTGAACTACAAGTTCGTCGAGTTCAGACAACTCAAGCAGTAGCAGTAGTTACACCCAGGTTTACACTGAGGCATTTTGCAGATTTTTTGTCCAAGTAGTCATCTTGCGACCACGGCTCCATCTACCACACCAGTTGCATGAGTTCTCCCGCTACCAGTGTTGCCCGTGCGGCGCAGCGATGGTTGAACGCGGTTTTGGATTTTTGGCCGACACTGGCACCGTCTAGAGTGATCGGCTGGGCAGATCGGTGTAAGCAACACTGGTACGGCTTTCATGTGCAGGCCCTGCACCGGCTCGCTGCACTGGCGTGGGGTCGAACGACCAGCTGAGTTCGCTAAATCTTTATCGTTTGAGGTTGCTTGCCTGCGACAATTCGCTGAGCAAGTATTGCTGTCTTGGCTGTGCGACAGGAACCCATCTCAATCCTGACTGTCCCATTTGTGAACTTTCAGACGCAACAGCAAGCACTCTCACACTCCATGTCAAGGAGGAACCCACGGACGTTTGTGATCCAACGTTGCCGACGGGCCTGAAGTGCGACCTCGGTCCAGATACGTTCTCCCAGTCCGTGAGTGCCAAGAACCATAGTGTGGAGCACACCGGCGAGATGCCCTACAGGTGTGGCTACTGTCCTGCAGCATTCAGCCGCGAGGAATCCTTCCGGCGACACGCATGGACGCACGCAGGCGAGAAGCCTTACAAGTGCGATATTTGTTCCGCAGCGTTCAGCCGGAATGCGCTGCTACGCAAGCACAGTCAGACACACTCTGCCaagaagccctacaagtgcgGTCACTGTCCTGCAGCATTCAGCCGTGAGGAGGACTTCCGGCTACACACGTGGACACACAccggcgagaagccgtacaagtgcgatatTTGTTCCGCGGTCTTCAGCAGGAACTCGCTGCTACGTGAACACAGTCGGGCACACACGGGTGAGAGGCCGTACAAGTGCAATCTTTGCCCGGAAGAGTTCACCCAGGCAAGGCACCTGCGACGTCACAAATGGACACACGTGGGAGAGAAGCCACAGGAGAGGAACCTCGGTCCTCCCGTGCTACAGTCACAGGTCGGGCCAAGCTTGGCAACAGTTTGGCTGACCTATAGCTCGCCTTTGTTAGCACCATGCTGGCCAACCAGCTCGTTTCTTAGTACGGGTCTATACACTGGCCAGTGAGTTGCCAAGCGTTGGTCAGCCTGCATTGGGTGGCAAGCTTGGGCCAAGTTACAGACCTAAAGCAGTCCTGTGGCGTCACTCAtattcatactcaattgtcttGCGGCGTGAGCTAACGATTTATCgttctttgtttgttgctcTAATTTCCCACAACGGACATTGGGCACAGCGTTTTAAAGCACAAAAATTCCTCACAACTGAAGACGTGCGAAACAATGGAGAGGGGGAATCAAAGAGCTCGCCAGGTTCCCAAGACCATTGGGACCAAACAGCTTACAAAGAAAAGCACGTgcgcatgcacacacacacacaggtgcCATGCAacacaagtgtgatctctgtcctgcagagttcagccttgGCAGACACCATTCATGCTTCCATTTTGGGTCTCTTCCTTTTCTTGGTCTTTATAAAGACTTGTCAAACTTTCTAACTAAAGAGTGTATGCTTTATGCAGACGACACAAATTGAGGACTGTTTTGAGAGGCCAACATTGTTCTGGAAAAACTATCATTATGGTTGTCATCAAATAAATAGGCCTAAAATTTTTCTTAATCTAAGTACCTTATATTCCATCcccatcagaaatgtttaaatATCGATAACTTAAGTGTTTCCTTTTTATCTCAAGAGCTGATTCAACAAATGCGCTTGCACGAAGGTCTTAGATGGCGCAAACACGATgctgatgcataatgtaaaaccccgagactagggaacacgaaaggacagacacaacacgaagtctcaaaagaGACTTCTATATGAACTAAAGGGCACAGACTGACCGGTGCACGATGATGAAAGAATGAATAGCCGAGAGACACCGAAGACGCAGACAAGCATGAAAAAGTTCTCAAATACAGTAATGGTTTAATAACAGGAAGCCTCCTAAATACCTTTCTCCCTTTCATCCTCTCTAGCTCTCCTTCCCCTCCAGGAGGTGTTAGGTGTCTAGGAGGCTTCTTGTAATCAAAGGAGCTTGGAAAGCACTTCAATCACTACCATTTTTTTAAACCAAGCGGTTCGTATGCCTATTAAAATGcgccatgcgaagtaatttcaTCAACAGATGCACAAATATCGCAGAAattgattttgaaaatcgcgaccgtgtgCAACAGTGGCAATGCCCGGTACGAGCCATCAAGTCActcgcgtcattttgacgtcgggAAAGTGAAAGTGCTGATTGGTTTAGtggaacgtcgtctgctatttttcactctgaACCCTGCCGCAGAAGGGGTGGAAGAGGTTtcgttttgctttttgtttgatttatcagatacagtaaacaaACATTGGTCTGCAGATACCATTCAAGGTTAGGCCGTGAGATTGTGGAGGCgatcctcattgaactccccgagcaaAGTTAACCAAAAATGGGTCAACCTGTCGCTTCACCTCGCTTTTTTCTCCCGCAACCTTCCGGACTAGGTGGactatgaaaataaacttcatgTGCCAGTTAaacgctgttctgtccatgtctgtgttttgtatggtgttcgttatcgtggtgacttgttgttctgttgttggcggcaataaataaaaacacagtgcagcactaagCGCAGCTTCAGTTCatagaacatgaatttcaaaaacCAGGaccaggaatatcgaggtccttcCTTATTCATCACTTAACAGGGAgaatgcaggaaaaaagaaaagaaagtaagaaaagaaaaccgGGCAGCACTGACCCAGAAAGAAGTGCCGTCGCCGCTTTCCACTTTTATTACGTGACCGATGACGTtttttccttctcctcctcgttcaACCCTGAAGGAGTCGAGCAGGAACGCGCGCTGCGATgttcaagtgtttttttttttctatgaaaAATATCGCATACAGAGAAAATTTTTGTGTTAATCATCaggttaagttacctgcttccacaaagCGTTCtgaacggaaaatttttgagatggctttgTGAGTTCCTTTAAGCTATTACTGTGTTTGAGAACTTTTTCGTGTTTATCTGCATACCCAGTGTCTCTCAGTTACCTTTCATCTATATACGTCGTTCAGAGCTAGGCATTTTCTTGCTATACTTACCTTCCTACAAATTTACATCTGTTCATTGAATCACATTTAGGTTACGCATTACACGTGTGCGGGTTAACGTATCGAGCTGCCCTTCAACCTCAACCGCTTCCAATAGCACAGAGAAGAGCTCCGCGGAGCATGCTAAGGATTCTAACAGGCAAAAAATGGGAGAaatctagcactcgcaagtgaataaaataagtatgtaaagagattgaaacatctattttactgaaaaacaagcttttcAAAAAAGAGAATACAAAAGAAAGCGGTGTACAGTATGAGCGTTACCGTAGGCTAAAAAACTGATGATCCTACTGTACATCGCTTtcctttgtattttctttttcgtgccctcagtcctttttaatgagaatttgtatttccttctcaccaccttctttgtcccctttctctgatgtacattagtataaatatctctaccaagcGTTCAATGCATCGCACCTGATGAaagacggactccgtccgaaagcttgtttttcagtaaaataaatgtttcaatctctttaaatacctATTTCATACTAAGGATTCCTTCGTACAAACCACATACtgttttatctgttgttgttaaTGGACATTTTCACTTTTGTAAGCGTAAGGTTTCCTTGCTTATCCATCGATTAGTTTGTGCGGAACCAAGCGCCCTCTTATACCGCGTGCGGAAATCTCTCGAATTTCGCCACGTTGGAGGCGCCACCGCGACCCGAGCGATACACACGACTCTCGTGCACCAGTTCTGCTGCGAGTCATGAATGACACGTGCTGTTCCACTGTGTTACCATAATTTCATGTGTATTAGCAACGGCTtacgcgcaatttttttttcccacAGGCG from Ornithodoros turicata isolate Travis chromosome 4, ASM3712646v1, whole genome shotgun sequence encodes the following:
- the LOC135391400 gene encoding zinc finger protein 501-like, whose protein sequence is MELTPKFSNGVSNVKLAAPDAACLPERGQFPLQQHCSESALGGAAVGLCHIKEEPRDDSWNEHPTVEVKTEPYDTAIFAEWDHTEHSHGSTSEDATASTLTLHVKEEPTDVCDPTLPTGLKCDLGPDTFSQSVSAKNHSVEHTGEMPYRCGYCPAAFSREESFRRHAWTHAGEKPYKCDICSAAFSRNALLRKHSQTHSAKKPYKCGHCPAAFSREEDFRLHTWTHTGEKPYKCDICSAVFSRNSLLREHSRAHTGERPYKCNLCPEEFTQARHLRRHKWTHVGEKPQERNLGPPVLQSQVGPSLATVWLTYSSPLLAPCWPTSSFLSTGLYTGQ